GGGCTTGTGCCAAAACAATATTCAACAGGGGGAAGGCAGATCTTGGGCCGAACCTCGAAAATGGGCCAGCGCGATATCCGAAGGCTTTTGATCATCGGAGCTATGGCACTCATTGGTGCTGCCCGGCGGACGGGGAGGCCAGAAAGCTTATGGCTTGGAAGAATGCTTGAAAGAAAACCAAGTATGGTGGTGGCTATCGCGCTTGCAAACAAAATGGCTCGTAGATTGTGGGCTATGTTGGTCAAAGATGAAGACTACCGAAACCTGTCCCCGGCTAAATAGGTGCTTCAGGACAGGTCCGTCGGGATGTGAGGAGGGCTTTGAGCAGTAAGGGTAAACGATCGACTAGATCCGACTTGGCATAACCAGTCTTTCGCACCGGGCAAAAAGCCCGCAAATGTGTATTGGAGCCAAGTTGCGTATCTCCATACCGGCCCGCGGCAAATGCAGCGCCGCACAACGAGGTGAGCCTCCCCCAAAGAAGTGGTCCACGTTTATGATTAGGAAAACGGAGGACTCGATATGGGAATCAAGAGACCCAAACCAGAAGAGATTGTCGTTAAACTGCGGCAAGTTGAAGTCCTGACGGGGCAAGGAATGGCGCGCATGGATGCGATCCGCCAGATCGGCGTTACCGAGCAAACCTATTACCGTTGGAAGAAGCAGTATGGCGGAATGGGTACGGAGCAACTCAAGGAACTGAAGCGGCTGCAGAAAGAAAATGAACGTTTGCGCCGTGCGGTCTCGGATCTGACACTGGACAAGCTGATCCTTACGGAGGCTGCAAAGGGAAACTTCTGAGCCCTGCTCGTCGCAGAGCCTGCATTAACCATATACGCAGTCAGGTGAAGGTTTCCGAGCGGCGTGTTTGTCGTGTTCTTGGTCAGCATCGCTCCACACAGCGTCGCTTCCCCAAAGGGCGAGCGGATGAAGATCAGCTGGTTGCAGATATGATTGAGCTGGCACGCCAATATGGCCGTTACGGTTACCGTCGCATTGCCGCTTTGCTCCGAGAGGCTGGATGGCAAGTGAACGATAAACGTGTTGAACGTCTGTGGCGACGAGAGGGGCTGAAAGTTCCCATGAAGCAACCAAAAAAGGGGCGGCTCTGGCTCAATGATGGGTCTTGCATACGTCTCCGGCCACAGTATCGCAATCACGTGTGGTCCTATGACTTTGTCCATCATCGCACTGATGATGGCAGGGCATTCAGAACGTTGAATATTTTGGATGAGTATACGCGTGAATGCCTTGCTATTCGGGTGAAGCGAAAGCTGAATGCGAGCGAAGTCATCGATGCGCTGACGGACCTGTTTATCCTGCGCGGCATACCTGCCTATATTCGTTCAGATAACGGCCCGGAGTTCGTGGCGGAGGCGGTTCAAAAGTGGATCAAATCCGTCGGAGCCCAAACAGCCTACATTGAGCCAGGATCGCCTTGGGAAAACGGATATTGCGAAAGTTTCAATGGGCGAATGCGTGATGAATTATTGAATGGAGAAATCTTCTACTCGCTACATGAAGCTCAAATAATCATAGAACGCTGGAGGAAACACTACAATACCAAACGACCGCATAGTGCTCTGGGCTACCGCCCTCCAGTTCCGGAAGTCATTATTCCGATAGACCAAAGGCCAACCATGCACTAACTTTCAAAGCGGACCACTCAAACGGGGCTGCTCAGAGGCCTGACAGATGACCGCAACCGATCACATGCCAAAATTGCTCGAAAAACAACTTGCAAAACACGGGGCATCCACAGATGCGAAAAATATTGTACGTTATCGCTTCACCCGAATAGCAAGGCATTCACGCGTATACTCATCCAGAATATTCAACGTTCTGAATGCCCTGCCATCATCAGTGCGATGATGGATAAAGTCATAGGACCACACGTGATTGCGATACTGTGGCCGGAGACGTATGCAAGACCCATCATTGAGCCAGAGCCGCCCCTTTTTTGGTTGCTTCATGGGAACTTTCAGCCCCTTTCGTCGCCACAGACGTTCAACACGTTTATCGTTCACTTGCCATCCAGCCTCTCGGAGCAAAGCGGCAATGCGACGGTAACCGTAACGGCCATATTGGCGTGCCAGCTCAATCATATCTGCAACCAGCTGATCTTCATCCGCTCGCCCTTTGGGGAAGCGACGCTGTGTGGAGCGATGCTGACCAAGAACACGACAAACACGCCGCTCGGAAACCTTCACCTGACTGCGTATATGGTTAATGCAGGCTCTGCGACGAGCAGGGCTCAGAAGTTTCCCTTTGCAGCCTCCGTAAGGATCAGCTTGTCCAATGTCAGATCAGAGACCGCACGGCGCAAACGTTCATTTTCTTTCTGCAGCCGCTTCAGTTCCTTGAGTTGCTCCGTACCCATTCCGCCATACTTCTTCTTCCAACGGTAATAGGTTTGCTCGGTAACGCCGATCTGGCGGATCGCATCCATGCACGCCATTCCTTGCCCCGTCAGGACTTCAACTTGCCGCAGTTTAACGACAATCTCTTCTGGTTTGGGTCTCTTGATTCCCATATCGAGTCCTCCGTTTTCCTAATCATAAACGTGGACCACTTCTTTGGGGGAGGCTCAACTCTGATGTGCGCAGTGAATGGACTCAAAGCGTTTTGCCAGTGCGGTGGGGTACTCTCTAGGGGGCATATTTAAGCCTGTTTTCGCATGATTTTTGAGAAAACCAAAGCC
This genomic window from Pseudovibrio sp. M1P-2-3 contains:
- a CDS encoding IS3 family transposase (programmed frameshift) yields the protein MGIKRPKPEEIVVKLRQVEVLTGQGMARMDAIRQIGVTEQTYYRWKKQYGGMGTEQLKELKRLQKENERLRRAVSDLTLDKLILTEAAKGKLLSPARRRACINHIRSQVKVSERRVCRVLGQHRSTQRRFPKGRADEDQLVADMIELARQYGRYGYRRIAALLREAGWQVNDKRVERLWRREGLKVPMKQPKKGRLWLNDGSCIRLRPQYRNHVWSYDFVHHRTDDGRAFRTLNILDEYTRECLAIRVKRKLNASEVIDALTDLFILRGIPAYIRSDNGPEFVAEAVQKWIKSVGAQTAYIEPGSPWENGYCESFNGRMRDELLNGEIFYSLHEAQIIIERWRKHYNTKRPHSALGYRPPVPEVIIPIDQRPTMH